The stretch of DNA TCAGATGTCCCACAACTCGTTATTTGATAAGTGTGTCCTTCTTCACTCCACAAGCAGACAACATGAACATTTTTGCCGGTGTATTTGATCTTCTCACTTTCTACAGTCACATCTGTGATGGTTTCAAGATCGATGACAACtagacaaaattataaaaagttgCAAGTCAtgatattttttccaaccagtaaaatatATCACTTGAACACAAATTGCGAGAAAATGCTTTCGAAGGAAGAGAAGTCAGgtgaaccaaagctggttatcgagcagcagCACCCAATTAAGAAAAACTTGTGGTTGTTAGTGTACCAGTCTACAGGGCTTCTCCAACTGGGCCCTTGACTCCCACGAGGGCAATGAAGCAGTCTCCTAGGGGCCGTGAGAAAAGGCCCCCACTAGGTGGCTGCATTAATGAATGAGCCATAGGTTTCTGCTAAAACATTTCATCCATTCTTGAATAGCACAACAGTTTATTTAAAGATGATAATATTATATAgaacagtgtttttcaaccggggtGCCACAGCACACCGGTGCGccgtaaaatattttcaggggTGCCGTGGGAAATACTCGTAATTGTGTGGCTATGCCGTGTAGAGCCCGGCAGAGTAATCATGTAGTACAGTACTGTTCTATATCAGACgttggcagcatcaggtggcAATTTgcttttttgtctttgtttttatttgattactatTCTGGATGTCCTTTTCAACATCTTTCTTCAATGTTAAAAAtcttatattaacaatataacacttataatattgtgaatattaggtcttttttccaaattttcagcTGGTGGTGTGTCGCGGGATTTTCTCACTGAAAAAAATGTGCCTTGGttcgaaaaaggttgaaaaacactgataTTGAAGACTATGGAGACAACCAAAACTCAATACTCTACCtttatttattgttgttttcaAGATTTTTCCAAAAATACTCTGTCGAGTCATTGTGAGATTTCCCAATCTCTTGTTGAAACTGCAAACCTGAGTGACAATACACACAAAGTGATAAGTTTTGGTGtgattatttaatataaataaaacaaactataCTATTCATTGCATCTAGAAGTTAAATGAAAGCTTTTTTGAACATACTGTGAGAATTCAATCactcaaattgaaatttattaagaaaattattctcaaaataaagaatttaatATACCAAATACAAGAACCGCAAAATAGATTcagaaattcaataaaaaaaaaggcgcttctgtagtatgtgaaccaagatggcggacaccggaacatagtatgtgtaccaggttagggttaggcaataattttattccaatttttcttattttagtactattacgagttcgaagaTTCGCCAATTGActtttgtagtatttgtacctaaaattatggcctagcctggtacacatactacgttccggtgtccgccatcttggttcacataccacaTGAGTACCGAAAAACTACATGATTTCACTTGCTTAACATGATCAATAATAAATAGTTGTTTTGTCAATTTAGTATCAGTTTAatctcataaaataaattttaatagaaCAGGGGTGTACCCTGGGGCCAGGGGTCTGCAGATCGAAatggaagtatttatttatactCCTTCAGTGGTTTTACCCAAAATGCCATGCAATCATTAGTCAGATAAAGAGTGGAAAATAGGATGACAATCACCTCGGcaaaatgtaaatgaaaaaaagttaGCAAATGGCACAATTCAAACACTCACTTCCCATTCATCTAGACAGGAAAAGGCAACAAAGAAACATCCTATGATAGAGAGAGGCATCCACCATGCTGCATCTGCTGTGATCTGTTGGTTGGCGGCTATTGATAATGCTGCAAATATACCTGGAAACATGTAGaggattttcatgtttattttgtGAGGAGAAAATCAATGAGAAGGCCTATTCCAGGGGTCTGCAACCTACGGCCAGCGGGCCGGATCCGGTCTGTGGGATAATATAATACGGCCCgcaacgcttcactgaattataacTATCAGAATAcccgttttgacgattatattcttcagactgaattatattataaccaaacaagtatataattcacaattactcgtttaatgagcctttaattataattagacaaatcgcaacaaaacgcagaaaagttgatgctaagtgtaAAGAGtccaatggcgccgaaaatattcaaatcgaatattttgagATACAATGAGGAAACAAATCTaaattctattcgagagatgtatcactgcttgatctttattatataaaaagtatcatcccttcggttttcaactttctaaatatATGCGTggcccaccaatgacttgcaaacctcaattttggcccacgagcggcaaaatgttgccgacccctggcctattcggtgccactttggtatgcaATCTCAGCGTCCTAAGAAACTTCGGTCTGTCTCAATTGTTTAGTcttatagagcaggggtgggcaattacttttctgagtgggccaatTACAGATAagagacttggttactgggacAGAGGcacaaaactcaatatgaaaaactatgaataagaataaggtgctcccgaagtatgcgaaccaagatggcggacatcggaacgtaacatgggtaacaggttagagttaggcgataatttttttccaattttccttattttagtcctattatcagttcgaaagctagccaagagcctcccgtagtatttatagctaaaattatggcctaaccctaacctagtacacatattacattccgatgtccgccatcttggttcgcatacttcgggagccccaaaaaaaattcattcacaAATACTAGTCCAACAGCTAGTCCAacgtatatataataataagaagcacaatgtaacaatctgGGACCTGATCTggcctattatcagttcgaaagctagccaagagcctcccgtagtatttatagctaaaattatggcctaaccctaaattATGGCCTATGGCCTAtttattatcagttcgaaagctagccaagagcctcccgtagtatttatagctaaaattatggcctaaccctaacctagtacacatattacattccgatgtccgccatcttggttcgcatacttcgggagccccaaaaaaaattcattcacaAATACTAGTCCAACAGCTAGTC from Styela clava chromosome 14, kaStyClav1.hap1.2, whole genome shotgun sequence encodes:
- the LOC120340934 gene encoding cytochrome b-245 chaperone 1 homolog, which codes for MVYLNIIENTKESLVLERSPGLRSLAVVFGIFAALSIAANQQITADAAWWMPLSIIGCFFVAFSCLDEWEVCSFNKRLGNLTMTRQSIFGKILKTTINKVVIDLETITDVTVESEKIKYTGKNVHVVCLWSEEGHTYQITSCGTSDSVSEHEEICNTIEKFLNLESKKES